A single region of the Lotus japonicus ecotype B-129 chromosome 4, LjGifu_v1.2 genome encodes:
- the LOC130714353 gene encoding flavonoid 3',5'-methyltransferase-like: MEGSSSKHSKNILKTPALLQYILETSSYPKEHEQLKQLREATALKYGFWSVMNVPLDEAQFISILLKVMNAKKTLEIGVFTGYSLLTTALAIPSDGKVTAIDVNKEAYETGLPFIQKAGVEHKIDFIHGDALSALNDLVDAKHEESFDYAFVDAEKENFIKYHEVLLKLVKKGGIIAYDNTLWAGSVAMSEEDEIEDIIRPKRKHAIEFNTYIANDTHVESTILSVGDGVTLCRRL; this comes from the exons ATGGAGGGATCAAGTTCAAAACACAGCAAGAACATCCTCAAAACTCCAGCACTTCTTcag TACATCCTTGAAACGAGTAGCTATCCGAAAGAACACGAGCAATTGAAGCAACTCAGAGAGGCAACGGCACTGAAATACGGATTCTG GAGTGTAATGAATGTGCCGTTGGATGAAGCCCAGTTCATATCTATTCTTCTAAAGGTCATGAATGCCAAAAAAACACTGGAAATTGGAGTCTTCACTGGTTATTCTCTTCTCACTACAGCTCTTGCTATTCCTTCTGATGGCAAG GTAACAGCAATTGATGTGAATAAAGAAGCGTACGAGACTGGGTTGCCTTTCATTCAGAAGGCAGGAGTGGAGCACAAAATTGACTTTATCCATGGGGATGCATTATCAGCTCTCAACGATCTTGTTGAT GCAAAACATGAAGAATCATTTGATTATGCATTTGTGGACGCTGAAAAGGAAAACTTCATCAAGTATCACGAGGTGTTATTGAAATTGGTGAAGAAGGGTGGGATAATTGCATATGACAATACCTTATGGGCTGGTTCTGTGGCCATGTCTGAGGAGGATGAGATAGAAGATATAATAAGGCCAAAAAGGAAGCATGCAATTGAATTCAACACCTACATAGCAAATGATACTCACGTGGAATCAACAATCCTCTCTGTTGGAGACGGTGTAACCCTCTGTCGTCGTCTCTAA